In a single window of the Bactrocera dorsalis isolate Fly_Bdor chromosome 2, ASM2337382v1, whole genome shotgun sequence genome:
- the LOC105231671 gene encoding uncharacterized protein LOC105231671, with protein MAPKAEEYNEDELQPPQWLDSEFFTQVLQNCEQNASDVVLKSFKLTPATVKGDHYASIMFRALAEYRLGGVEKSKSMIIKTMPEVEGTKKEMLENFDVFEVEIGMYTQVLPRFEKQLRDIGDNTTLKAPVLYHALSPHKLIVFEDIVPLGYKVMRGRFANEEEVKAAYAKLAKWHAISHKIIKEEPHYFDEYRHSFFSQDGIKENPFFMNGTKKFMKFVQKTPELKEYLPAFEKLLEKVDLLDEAAASYKEYRIAPLDDAYYVLNHGDFHSKNMMYKHNPDTGKFEDVMLLDYQFSHVGPITSDLIYSIFMLLDDKLRPRTAEFLHYYFTIFKETLEKIGYDGPVPNLVKFREQLFRHRYAELLMMMIFLPMWPKFCRGDISPDLLITDSEYALRIYDKEYLDELLRIIPNYLHLGYLDV; from the exons ATGGCACCTAAAGCCGAGGAATACAACGAGGATGAGCTGCAGCCGCCACAATGGTTGGATAGTGAGTTTTTTACGCAAGTGTTGCAGAACTGTGAGCAAAACGCAAGTGATGTGGTGCTGAAAAGCTTCAAACTCACTCCCGCCACTGTTAAGGGTGACCACTATGCCAGCATAATGTTTCGTGCATTGGCAGAGTATCGGTTAGGTGGTGTAGAGAAAAGCAAATCGATGATTATAAAAACAATGCCAGAGGTGGAAGGCACCAAAAAAgaaatgttggaaaattttGACGTATTCGAGGTTGAGATTGGCATGTATACGCAGGTACTGCCACGCTTCGAAAAGCAATTGCGGGATATAGGTGATAACACAACGCTGAAAGCACC TGTACTCTACCATGCATTATCTCCACACAAACTTATCGTATTTGAGGATATCGTGCCACTGGGCTACAAAGTAATGCGTGGACGTTTTGCGAATGAGGAAGAAGTAAAAGCCGCTTACGCCAAATTGGCCAAATGGCACGCGATCAGTCACAAGATAATAAAAGAG GAACCACACTACTTCGATGAATATCGTCACAGTTTCTTCTCGCAGGACGGTATTAAGGAAAATCCATTCTTCATGAACGgtacaaaaaagtttatgaaatttgtgcaaaaaacACCAGAGTTGAAGGAATATTTGCCAGCTTTTGAGAAACTTTTGGAAAAAGTAGATCTGCTCGATGAGGCTGCTGCTTCCTATAAAGAATATCGGATTGCGCCGCTTGATGACGCTTACTATGTGCTCAATCATGGTGATTTCCATTCGAAAAATATGATGTACAAGCATAATCCAGATACCGGAAAATTTGAGGATGTTATGCTCTTGGACTATCAATTTTCCCACGTTGGTCCAATAACCAGTGATTTGATATATTCCATATTCATGTTGTTAGATGATAAGTTGCGTCCACGTACAGCTGAATTCCTGCATTACTACTTCACGATTTTCAAGGAAACTCTTGAGAAAATCGGATATGACGGCCCTGTGCCGAATTTGGTCAAATTTCGGGAGCAATTGTTCCGTCACAGATATGCCG AACTGCTAATGATGATGATATTTCTGCCGATGTGGCCTAAATTTTGTCGAGGAGATATCTCACCAGATTTGCTGATCACCGACAGCGAGTACGCTCTTAGGATTTATGACAAAGAATACCTCGACGAGTTGCTGCGGATTATTCCGAACTATTTGCATTTGGGTTATCTTGATGTTTag